From a region of the Thermomonas sp. HDW16 genome:
- a CDS encoding DUF2945 domain-containing protein produces the protein MTERFKIGDHVRWNSEAGWVSGTIIAIHTSDFDYKGYTHHASPDDPQYSIKSDRTEHVAAHKGGALHLA, from the coding sequence ATGACTGAGCGTTTCAAGATCGGCGACCACGTGCGCTGGAACTCGGAGGCTGGCTGGGTCTCGGGCACGATCATCGCCATCCATACCAGCGACTTCGACTACAAGGGTTACACCCACCACGCCAGCCCGGATGATCCGCAGTACTCGATCAAGAGCGACCGCACGGAGCACGTCGCCGCGCACAAGGGCGGCGCGTTGCACCTGGCATGA
- a CDS encoding copper resistance protein NlpE N-terminal domain-containing protein: MRMPRISRFIALMLVSLAGCEIAAPPGGSPGAVGSASNSAIEFRGQRPCTDCNGIEAWLRLEQEGGKQPYRLIEHYRGAGGDRQFDDEGEWLAEGDLLRLRSRNGGERVYARLADGTLQARDAHGRALPAAADDVMVPVTFDTMR, from the coding sequence ATGCGCATGCCACGGATTTCCCGCTTTATCGCGTTGATGCTGGTTTCGCTGGCCGGCTGCGAGATCGCCGCGCCGCCCGGCGGCAGCCCCGGTGCGGTAGGGTCCGCCTCCAATAGCGCGATAGAATTCCGCGGACAGCGGCCGTGCACGGATTGCAACGGCATCGAAGCCTGGTTGCGGCTGGAGCAGGAGGGCGGCAAGCAACCTTACCGCCTGATCGAGCACTATCGCGGCGCTGGCGGCGACCGCCAATTCGACGATGAAGGCGAGTGGCTGGCCGAAGGCGACCTGCTGCGGCTGCGTTCGCGCAATGGCGGCGAGCGCGTCTATGCCCGGCTGGCCGATGGCACGCTGCAGGCGCGCGATGCGCATGGCCGAGCATTGCCTGCAGCAGCCGATGACGTGATGGTCCCCGTCACCTTCGACACCATGCGCTGA
- a CDS encoding GFA family protein, with protein MSQSAHPPHVTHRGGCHCRRVRFEVEAPAAPEVLECNCTICTMTGYLHLIVPASRFHLLSGTDDLVEYAFNTGTAKHLFCRHCGIKSFYVPRSHPDGFSVNGRCLDAGTVSFFHITPFDDNDRDAATAACAHLTDA; from the coding sequence ATGAGCCAATCCGCGCATCCACCACATGTCACCCATCGCGGCGGCTGTCATTGCCGCCGCGTGCGTTTCGAAGTCGAGGCCCCGGCTGCGCCCGAAGTGCTGGAGTGCAACTGCACGATCTGCACGATGACCGGCTACCTGCACCTGATCGTGCCGGCTTCGCGCTTCCACCTGTTGTCCGGCACGGATGACTTGGTCGAATACGCCTTCAATACCGGCACGGCGAAGCACCTGTTCTGCCGTCACTGCGGCATCAAGAGTTTTTATGTGCCGCGCAGCCATCCGGACGGTTTCAGCGTCAACGGACGCTGCCTCGATGCCGGCACCGTGTCGTTCTTCCATATCACCCCGTTCGACGATAACGACCGCGATGCCGCGACGGCGGCGTGTGCGCACCTCACCGACGCATGA
- a CDS encoding DoxX family protein → MHEEALLVARLFLGVPFIIWGVMKLRGGEAKLVPVLAGLGLPDAKFLAYLVGFCELVGGIAVVLGYPVRIVGVLLGLWCLVTGYAAHKSDTNQLLAHVAMAGGFFLLAVVGAGTLALFGGAPTGVFAHLQ, encoded by the coding sequence ATGCACGAGGAAGCCTTGCTGGTCGCGCGCCTGTTCCTGGGCGTGCCTTTCATCATCTGGGGCGTGATGAAGCTGCGCGGTGGCGAGGCCAAGCTGGTGCCGGTACTGGCCGGGCTTGGCCTGCCGGATGCCAAGTTCCTGGCTTACCTGGTCGGGTTTTGCGAACTGGTCGGCGGCATCGCGGTGGTGCTGGGATATCCGGTGCGCATCGTGGGCGTGCTGCTTGGCCTGTGGTGCCTGGTGACCGGCTATGCCGCGCACAAGAGCGACACCAACCAGCTGTTGGCGCATGTGGCGATGGCCGGTGGTTTCTTCCTGCTGGCGGTGGTCGGTGCAGGCACGCTGGCGTTGTTCGGCGGCGCCCCCACGGGTGTTTTCGCCCATCTCCAATAA
- a CDS encoding CDGSH iron-sulfur domain-containing protein encodes MSGTRDNVQIGTTQSDPDIWIDVTADGPYVVHGAPPLHTQTIVQNASGNSGSYRQGQAFAVKDGSMLCRCGHSRHKPYCDGSHKTAAVDLAETASFAPLLQGSEEIDGPQVALTDNEDYCAFARFCDNGQRIWNEVQIPGKEHAELAVEMAHHCPGGRLLVWDAQTKQPIEPAVPVALGLIEDPAEGCSGPLTLQGGVRVQSASGRSYEIRNRQALCRCGASSNKPFCDGSHASIKFQDGL; translated from the coding sequence ATGAGCGGAACCCGCGACAACGTGCAAATCGGCACCACCCAGTCCGATCCCGACATCTGGATCGACGTGACCGCAGACGGCCCCTACGTGGTGCATGGCGCGCCGCCGCTGCACACGCAGACCATCGTCCAGAACGCATCCGGCAACTCCGGCAGTTATCGCCAAGGGCAGGCGTTCGCGGTGAAGGACGGCAGCATGCTGTGCCGCTGCGGCCATTCCAGGCACAAACCTTATTGCGATGGCAGCCACAAGACGGCGGCCGTGGACCTGGCCGAGACCGCCTCGTTCGCGCCGCTGCTGCAGGGCTCGGAGGAAATCGACGGCCCGCAGGTGGCATTGACCGACAACGAGGACTACTGCGCGTTCGCCCGTTTCTGCGACAACGGCCAGCGCATCTGGAACGAGGTGCAGATCCCCGGCAAGGAACACGCGGAGCTCGCGGTGGAGATGGCCCATCACTGCCCGGGCGGACGCCTGCTGGTCTGGGATGCGCAGACGAAGCAGCCGATCGAGCCGGCGGTGCCGGTGGCGCTGGGCCTGATCGAGGATCCGGCCGAAGGCTGCAGTGGCCCGCTGACCTTGCAGGGCGGCGTGCGCGTGCAAAGCGCCAGCGGCCGTTCCTACGAGATCCGCAACCGGCAGGCCCTGTGCCGTTGCGGGGCCTCGTCGAACAAGCCGTTCTGCGATGGTAGCCACGCCTCGATCAAGTTCCAGGACGGACTTTGA
- a CDS encoding lytic transglycosylase domain-containing protein translates to MRPRIVATTLLLLTACAAIGDAQARTVYRCVKDATVSLSTAPEPGSKCEAKTIDDNAAMLPNLWGELGVFSGTLYEWKAPDGRMVYTTRRMPGAVQYLKFTVETPKASPAHVGLGKLGKPRLDAHAQEFRAAAKAHKVDDAFLRAIAHAESGFDAKAVSPKGAQGVMQLMPEVQREYGVADPFASKQSIDGGAKFLRALLRRYKGDFNLAAAAYNAGIGAVAKFRGVPPYAETLAYVEKVHVLHERYRSAMGLKPLDPPLRAAQ, encoded by the coding sequence ATGCGTCCGCGAATCGTCGCCACGACCCTGTTGCTGCTGACTGCCTGTGCCGCCATCGGCGATGCACAGGCACGCACCGTCTATCGCTGCGTGAAGGACGCCACGGTCAGCCTGTCCACCGCGCCGGAACCCGGCAGCAAATGCGAGGCGAAGACCATCGACGACAACGCGGCGATGCTGCCCAACCTGTGGGGCGAACTCGGTGTGTTCAGCGGCACGTTGTACGAATGGAAAGCGCCGGACGGGCGCATGGTCTACACCACGCGGCGGATGCCGGGCGCGGTGCAGTACCTCAAGTTCACCGTGGAGACGCCCAAGGCCTCACCCGCGCACGTGGGGCTGGGCAAGCTCGGCAAGCCACGGCTGGATGCGCATGCGCAGGAGTTTCGTGCGGCGGCAAAGGCGCACAAGGTGGACGATGCTTTCCTGCGTGCCATCGCGCATGCGGAAAGCGGATTCGATGCGAAGGCGGTTTCGCCGAAGGGCGCGCAGGGCGTGATGCAGTTGATGCCGGAGGTGCAGCGCGAGTACGGCGTCGCCGACCCGTTCGCATCGAAGCAATCGATCGACGGCGGTGCGAAATTCCTGCGCGCGTTGTTGCGTCGTTACAAGGGCGATTTCAACCTGGCCGCCGCCGCGTACAACGCCGGTATCGGCGCCGTGGCGAAGTTCCGCGGGGTGCCGCCGTATGCGGAAACGCTGGCCTATGTGGAAAAAGTGCATGTCCTGCATGAGCGCTATCGCAGCGCGATGGGCTTGAAGCCGCTGGATCCGCCATTGCGCGCGGCGCAGTGA
- a CDS encoding Lrp/AsnC family transcriptional regulator — MRANEVPLDDRDRAILRLLQADGRLTNLELAQRINLSPSACLRRVKLLEESGLISRYVMLLDEKLAGLPGTAFVLVTLDQQGRAALDAFEAAINRHPEVTECCLLAGTADYMVRVAYADAADFERIHTEILTQLPGVVRVQSTLALRTVKKTTALPV, encoded by the coding sequence ATGCGTGCCAACGAAGTCCCCCTCGACGACCGCGACCGCGCCATCCTGCGCCTGCTGCAGGCCGATGGCCGGCTGACCAACCTGGAACTGGCGCAGCGCATCAACCTGTCGCCCTCGGCCTGCCTGCGCCGGGTCAAGTTGCTTGAGGAATCCGGGCTGATTTCGCGATACGTGATGCTGCTGGACGAGAAGCTGGCCGGTTTGCCGGGTACCGCGTTCGTACTGGTCACGCTGGACCAGCAAGGCCGCGCCGCGCTGGATGCGTTCGAGGCCGCGATCAATCGGCATCCGGAAGTCACCGAATGCTGCCTGCTCGCCGGCACCGCGGATTACATGGTGCGCGTGGCCTATGCCGACGCCGCCGATTTCGAACGCATCCACACCGAGATCCTCACCCAGCTGCCCGGCGTGGTGCGCGTGCAATCCACGCTGGCCTTGCGCACGGTGAAGAAGACCACGGCATTGCCGGTGTGA
- the ald gene encoding alanine dehydrogenase, protein MRVGVPKEIKNNEYRVGLIPSSVLELVHHGHEVIVQKGAGIGAGLSDADYIAAGAKIIDTADEIFASADMIVKVKEPLAEERKKLRPGQILFTYLHLAPDAPQTKDLIDSGAVCIAYETVTAANGSLPLLTPMSEVAGRLAPQVGAHSLEKTQGGRGVLLGGVPGVPAAEVVILGGGVSGTHAATIAVGMGAKVTVVDRSADALKRLASQFGTSISTVFSTRATIEELVRRADLLIGTVLIPGAAAPKLVTRDMVKTMKQGSVIVDVAIDQGGCVETSHATTHADPTYVVDGVVHYCVANMPGAVARTSTFALNNVTLPFTLALADKGWKQALIQDAHLREGLNVCEGKVTCEPVAEAHGLPYVSAESVLGM, encoded by the coding sequence ATGCGCGTCGGCGTACCCAAGGAAATCAAGAACAACGAATACCGCGTGGGCCTGATCCCGTCGTCGGTGCTGGAACTCGTCCACCACGGCCACGAAGTGATCGTGCAGAAGGGCGCGGGCATCGGCGCTGGCCTGAGCGATGCGGACTACATCGCCGCCGGCGCCAAGATCATCGATACCGCCGATGAAATCTTCGCCAGCGCCGACATGATCGTGAAGGTGAAGGAGCCGCTGGCCGAGGAGCGCAAGAAGCTGCGCCCGGGCCAGATCCTGTTCACCTATTTGCACCTTGCTCCCGACGCACCGCAGACCAAGGACCTGATCGATTCCGGCGCGGTGTGCATCGCCTATGAAACCGTCACCGCCGCCAATGGCTCGCTGCCGTTGCTGACTCCGATGTCGGAAGTCGCAGGTCGCTTGGCCCCGCAGGTCGGCGCGCACTCGCTGGAGAAGACCCAGGGCGGCCGCGGCGTGCTGCTGGGTGGCGTGCCCGGCGTGCCTGCCGCCGAAGTAGTGATCCTCGGTGGCGGCGTATCCGGTACGCATGCGGCGACCATTGCGGTGGGCATGGGCGCGAAGGTCACCGTGGTCGATCGTTCGGCCGATGCGCTCAAGCGCCTGGCCAGCCAGTTCGGTACCTCGATCTCCACCGTGTTCTCCACCCGCGCCACCATCGAGGAACTGGTGCGCCGCGCCGACCTGCTGATCGGCACCGTGCTGATCCCGGGTGCCGCCGCACCGAAGCTGGTGACTCGCGACATGGTCAAGACCATGAAGCAGGGTTCGGTGATCGTGGACGTGGCGATCGACCAGGGCGGCTGCGTGGAAACCTCGCATGCAACCACGCATGCCGACCCGACTTACGTTGTCGATGGCGTGGTGCACTACTGCGTGGCGAACATGCCGGGCGCAGTGGCGCGCACCTCCACCTTCGCGCTGAACAACGTGACCCTGCCGTTCACCCTGGCACTGGCCGACAAGGGCTGGAAGCAGGCGCTGATCCAGGATGCTCACCTGCGCGAAGGCCTGAACGTGTGCGAAGGCAAAGTCACCTGCGAACCGGTGGCCGAAGCGCACGGCCTGCCTTACGTCAGTGCGGAAAGCGTGCTGGGCATGTAA
- a CDS encoding cold-shock protein: MSDRQTGTVKWFNDAKGFGFITPESGADLFVHFRSIQGSGFKSLQEGQKVSFKVAQGQKGLQAEEVQAE; this comes from the coding sequence ATGTCTGATCGTCAAACCGGTACCGTCAAGTGGTTCAACGACGCCAAGGGCTTCGGCTTCATCACCCCGGAAAGCGGCGCTGACCTGTTCGTCCACTTCCGTTCCATCCAGGGCAGCGGCTTCAAGTCCCTGCAGGAAGGCCAGAAGGTTTCGTTCAAGGTTGCGCAGGGCCAGAAGGGCCTGCAGGCCGAAGAAGTGCAGGCCGAGTAA
- a CDS encoding HAD family hydrolase, with product MDSTRGGIALVGFDADDTLWKSQDYFDEAQAEFERIVGAYVDLTDAGDRLYAVEKGNLALFGYGVKGMVLSMIEAAVAITEARISAADVHRIVELGKGLLRHPVELLPGVREAVERIAADMPVVLITKGDLFHQEAKVRDSGLSDLFRRIEIVSEKDPRTYARLFAEFGVEPGQFVMVGNSLRSDIAPVLELGGWGVHVPYHTTWAHEAEAQLLHGGERMRSIAGLGQLPMAMQELTALARS from the coding sequence ATGGACAGCACGCGCGGCGGCATCGCACTGGTCGGCTTCGATGCCGACGACACCCTGTGGAAGAGCCAGGATTATTTCGACGAGGCGCAGGCGGAGTTCGAGCGCATCGTCGGCGCCTACGTGGACCTGACGGATGCGGGCGATCGCCTGTACGCGGTGGAGAAGGGCAACCTGGCGCTGTTCGGCTATGGCGTGAAGGGCATGGTGCTGTCGATGATCGAAGCAGCGGTGGCGATCACCGAGGCCCGCATCAGCGCCGCCGATGTGCACCGCATCGTGGAGCTCGGCAAGGGTTTGCTGCGGCATCCGGTCGAACTCCTGCCGGGCGTGCGCGAAGCGGTGGAGCGCATCGCCGCCGACATGCCCGTGGTGCTGATCACCAAGGGCGATTTGTTCCACCAGGAAGCGAAGGTGCGCGATAGCGGTTTGTCCGACCTGTTCCGCCGCATCGAAATCGTCAGCGAAAAAGATCCGCGTACCTATGCGCGGCTGTTCGCGGAATTCGGCGTCGAACCCGGGCAATTCGTGATGGTGGGCAATTCGCTGCGTTCGGACATCGCGCCGGTACTGGAGCTGGGCGGTTGGGGCGTGCACGTGCCCTACCACACGACGTGGGCGCACGAGGCCGAGGCGCAGTTGCTCCACGGCGGGGAACGCATGCGCAGCATCGCGGGTCTTGGACAGTTGCCGATGGCCATGCAGGAATTGACGGCGCTTGCACGCAGCTGA
- a CDS encoding NAD-dependent dehydratase, which translates to MNILHVGATGLVGKLVLPRLLDAPQVTRVVAPTRRSLGIEHPRLFNPVVDFDALPGSADWWAVDAVICTLGTTIADAGSQAAFKRVDYGYPLQVAQLARRHGAQTYALNSAMGANARSKIFYNRVKGELEDALIALGYPSLVLVRPGVIDGERGTSRPGEARMLAVSRLLRPLLPMQWRPSRAQRIADALVDAALDPPNGVSVVEASRLA; encoded by the coding sequence GTGAACATCCTGCATGTCGGTGCCACCGGACTGGTCGGGAAATTGGTGCTCCCGCGCTTGCTGGACGCGCCGCAGGTCACCCGCGTGGTCGCGCCCACGCGCAGGTCGCTTGGCATCGAACATCCGCGCCTGTTCAACCCGGTGGTCGATTTCGATGCGCTCCCGGGCAGCGCCGATTGGTGGGCGGTGGACGCGGTGATCTGCACGCTGGGCACCACCATCGCCGATGCCGGCTCGCAAGCTGCCTTCAAGCGCGTGGATTACGGCTATCCCCTGCAGGTGGCGCAACTCGCGCGCCGGCATGGCGCGCAGACCTATGCGCTGAACTCGGCGATGGGCGCGAACGCGCGATCGAAGATCTTCTACAACCGGGTCAAGGGCGAACTGGAGGATGCGTTGATCGCGTTGGGCTATCCGTCGCTGGTGCTGGTGCGTCCCGGCGTGATCGACGGTGAGCGCGGCACCTCGCGCCCGGGCGAAGCGCGCATGTTGGCGGTCTCGCGCTTGCTGCGCCCATTGCTGCCGATGCAATGGCGTCCCAGCCGTGCGCAACGTATCGCCGATGCGCTGGTCGATGCCGCGCTGGATCCGCCGAATGGCGTCAGCGTGGTGGAAGCCAGCCGGTTGGCGTAA
- a CDS encoding proline iminopeptidase-family hydrolase gives MRAIFATLLLTALAISAFAAEPPTLQSYHDNTKQPDAWSGGVRMIPIHTPHGDFRVWTKRVGNNPTLKLLLLHGGPGATHEYFEAFDSFLPAAGVEYYYYDQLGSYYSDQPEDMTPFLSIDHYVNEVEQVRQALGLDRDDFCVLGHSWGGILAIEYALKYPQHLKCLVVSNMMSSIPAYNRYAHDVLMPQMDPAALKEILALEAAKKYDEPRYEELLLPFYEAHALRRPAAEWPEPVVRSLVRHLNKKVYVPMQGPSEMGASGILVDWDRTNDLRKIAVPTLVIGAQHDTMDPKYMQMMSGQFPNGEYLYLPNGSHMAMYDDQQAYFDGLLKWLHKVDAGKPTKHE, from the coding sequence ATGCGCGCGATATTCGCCACCCTGCTGCTGACGGCATTGGCCATTTCTGCATTCGCGGCAGAGCCGCCCACGCTGCAGTCCTATCACGACAACACCAAGCAGCCCGATGCCTGGTCCGGTGGCGTGCGGATGATCCCGATCCACACGCCGCACGGCGATTTTCGGGTGTGGACGAAACGCGTCGGCAACAACCCCACGCTCAAGCTGCTGTTGCTGCACGGTGGGCCGGGCGCCACCCACGAGTACTTCGAGGCCTTCGACAGTTTCCTGCCGGCGGCTGGCGTGGAGTACTACTACTACGACCAGCTGGGTTCGTACTACAGCGACCAGCCGGAGGACATGACTCCGTTCCTGAGCATCGACCACTACGTCAACGAAGTGGAGCAGGTGCGGCAGGCGCTGGGGTTGGATCGCGACGACTTCTGCGTGCTCGGCCATTCCTGGGGCGGCATCCTCGCCATCGAATACGCGCTGAAATACCCGCAGCACCTCAAGTGCCTGGTCGTCTCCAACATGATGTCCAGCATCCCGGCCTACAACCGCTACGCCCACGACGTGCTGATGCCGCAAATGGATCCGGCGGCGCTGAAGGAAATCCTGGCGCTCGAAGCGGCGAAGAAATACGACGAACCGCGTTACGAGGAATTGCTGTTGCCGTTCTACGAGGCGCACGCCTTGCGCCGGCCGGCGGCGGAATGGCCGGAGCCGGTCGTGCGTTCGCTGGTCCGCCACCTCAACAAGAAAGTCTATGTGCCGATGCAGGGCCCCAGCGAGATGGGCGCCAGCGGCATCCTGGTGGACTGGGATCGCACCAACGATCTCAGGAAGATCGCGGTGCCCACGCTGGTGATCGGCGCGCAGCACGACACCATGGATCCGAAGTACATGCAGATGATGAGCGGGCAGTTCCCGAACGGCGAGTACCTGTACCTGCCCAACGGCAGCCACATGGCGATGTACGACGACCAGCAGGCGTATTTCGATGGCTTGCTGAAGTGGCTGCACAAGGTGGATGCGGGCAAGCCGACGAAGCACGAGTAG
- a CDS encoding DUF488 domain-containing protein has protein sequence MSTPAIPASHVLLKRAYVAAESSDGVRILVDRLWPRGVSKQKAALDDWMKDLAPSTELRQWFHHEPARWSEFEARYRVELRQHGPALAQLRALAKTRVVTLVYGARDQAQNQAVVLREVLLHGDKGEGDD, from the coding sequence ATGTCGACTCCCGCGATTCCTGCCTCCCACGTTCTGCTGAAACGCGCCTACGTAGCGGCCGAGTCTTCCGATGGCGTGCGCATCCTGGTGGATCGCCTGTGGCCGCGCGGCGTGAGCAAGCAGAAGGCCGCGCTGGACGACTGGATGAAGGATCTCGCGCCCAGTACCGAACTGCGCCAGTGGTTCCACCACGAACCTGCGCGATGGTCGGAGTTCGAGGCGCGTTATCGGGTCGAATTGCGCCAGCATGGGCCTGCACTGGCGCAACTTCGCGCGTTGGCGAAGACGCGCGTGGTGACGCTGGTCTATGGCGCGCGCGACCAGGCGCAGAACCAGGCCGTGGTGTTGCGCGAGGTGCTGTTGCACGGCGACAAGGGAGAGGGCGATGACTGA
- a CDS encoding zinc ribbon domain-containing protein YjdM yields MTTFPPCPQCSSAYTYEDGALLVCPECGHEWALQQAEAVDEAKVVRDAVGNLLQDGDTVTVIKDLKLKGSSLVVKVGTKVRNIRLVDGDHDIDCKVDGIGQMGLKSEFVKKA; encoded by the coding sequence ATGACCACGTTTCCCCCTTGCCCGCAATGCAGCTCCGCCTACACCTACGAAGACGGCGCGCTACTGGTCTGCCCGGAATGCGGGCATGAATGGGCGCTGCAGCAGGCAGAGGCCGTCGACGAGGCGAAAGTGGTGCGCGATGCGGTGGGCAACCTGCTGCAGGACGGCGATACCGTTACGGTGATCAAGGACCTCAAGCTCAAGGGTTCCTCGCTGGTGGTGAAGGTGGGCACCAAGGTGCGCAACATCCGCCTGGTCGATGGCGACCACGACATCGATTGCAAGGTCGACGGCATCGGCCAGATGGGCCTGAAGTCCGAGTTCGTGAAAAAGGCTTGA
- a CDS encoding GNAT family N-acetyltransferase, giving the protein MNTNAIRIVGFEPRWRADFAALNIEWLEQWFEVEAYDREVLQHPERYILAGGGYILFAVDEADRALGTVALMHLGDGIYELTKMAVSPEARGLGIGRLLMDEALRLYRSLDARELFLESSSKLAPALALYESVGFRHHPAPRAGSHYARADVHMIWEPQKD; this is encoded by the coding sequence ATGAACACCAATGCCATCCGCATCGTCGGTTTCGAACCGCGCTGGCGCGCCGACTTCGCTGCCTTGAACATCGAGTGGCTGGAGCAGTGGTTCGAAGTCGAAGCCTACGACCGCGAAGTGCTGCAGCACCCGGAACGTTACATCCTGGCCGGTGGTGGCTACATCCTGTTCGCCGTGGATGAAGCGGATCGCGCGCTCGGCACGGTTGCGCTGATGCATCTTGGCGACGGCATCTACGAACTCACCAAGATGGCGGTGTCGCCGGAAGCGCGGGGGCTTGGCATCGGTCGCCTGCTGATGGACGAAGCCTTGCGGCTATATCGAAGCCTCGATGCGCGCGAGCTGTTCCTGGAATCCAGCAGCAAGCTGGCGCCCGCATTGGCCTTGTACGAAAGCGTCGGCTTCCGCCACCATCCCGCGCCGCGTGCCGGTTCGCACTATGCGCGCGCTGACGTGCACATGATCTGGGAACCTCAAAAGGACTGA
- the prpF gene encoding 2-methylaconitate cis-trans isomerase PrpF has protein sequence MSHKPQLRIPAIYMRGGTSKGVFFQLDDLPEAARAPGKARDALLVRVIGSPDPYGKHTDGMGGATSSTSKVVIIAKASMPDHDVDYLYGQVPIDGNFIDWSGNCGNLSSAVGPFAIANGLVDPSRVPDNGMCSVRIWQANIHKTIVAHVPMTNGEVQETGDFELDGVTFPAAEIALEFLDPADEGEDGGAMFPTGNLVDEIDVPGIGRFKATLINAGVPTIFIDAASLGYDGTELQPAINEDKAALAKLEAIRAAGAVRMGLIDDVSKAAARPLTPKIAFVAPPKDYVSSSGKPVHAGDIDLLARAISMGKLHHAMMGTASVAIATAAAVPGTVVNAAAGGGTRDAVRFGHPSGTLRVGADVKQVDGQWVATKAVMSRSARVLMEGTVRVPQD, from the coding sequence ATGAGCCACAAACCGCAACTGCGCATCCCCGCCATCTACATGCGTGGCGGCACGTCGAAAGGCGTGTTCTTCCAGCTGGATGACCTGCCAGAAGCTGCGCGCGCACCTGGCAAGGCGCGCGATGCGCTGCTGGTGCGGGTGATCGGCTCGCCGGATCCGTATGGCAAGCACACCGACGGCATGGGCGGCGCGACGTCGAGCACCAGCAAGGTGGTGATCATCGCCAAGGCGTCGATGCCGGATCACGACGTGGACTATCTCTACGGCCAGGTACCGATCGATGGCAATTTCATCGACTGGAGCGGCAACTGCGGGAACCTGTCGTCGGCAGTGGGGCCGTTCGCGATCGCCAACGGGCTGGTCGATCCGTCGCGCGTGCCGGACAACGGCATGTGCAGCGTGCGGATCTGGCAGGCGAATATCCACAAGACCATCGTCGCGCATGTGCCGATGACCAATGGCGAAGTGCAGGAAACCGGCGATTTCGAACTTGATGGGGTGACCTTCCCCGCGGCGGAGATCGCGCTGGAATTCCTCGACCCAGCGGACGAAGGCGAAGACGGTGGCGCGATGTTTCCCACCGGCAATCTTGTCGATGAAATCGACGTGCCCGGCATTGGCAGGTTCAAGGCGACGCTGATCAATGCGGGCGTACCGACGATCTTCATCGACGCCGCTTCGCTAGGCTACGACGGCACCGAACTGCAACCGGCGATCAACGAGGACAAGGCCGCGCTGGCGAAGCTGGAAGCGATCCGCGCCGCGGGTGCGGTGCGCATGGGCCTGATCGATGATGTGTCGAAAGCCGCCGCGCGGCCGCTAACGCCGAAGATCGCCTTCGTCGCGCCGCCGAAGGATTACGTGTCGTCCAGCGGCAAGCCCGTGCACGCAGGCGATATCGACCTGCTGGCGCGCGCGATCTCGATGGGCAAGCTGCATCACGCGATGATGGGCACGGCATCGGTGGCGATCGCGACGGCGGCGGCAGTGCCGGGCACCGTGGTCAATGCCGCGGCCGGTGGTGGCACCCGTGATGCAGTCCGCTTCGGCCATCCCTCCGGCACGCTGCGCGTTGGCGCGGACGTGAAGCAGGTCGACGGCCAATGGGTGGCGACCAAGGCGGTGATGTCGCGCTCCGCGCGCGTATTGATGGAAGGCACGGTGCGGGTGCCGCAGGACTGA